One Thermococcus celericrescens genomic region harbors:
- a CDS encoding 50S ribosomal protein L39e → MARNKPLAKKLRLAKAAKQNRRIPVWVIVKTNRKVMTHPKRRMWRRTKLKE, encoded by the coding sequence ATGGCGAGAAACAAGCCGCTTGCGAAGAAGCTCAGACTTGCCAAGGCCGCGAAGCAGAACAGGCGCATTCCGGTCTGGGTCATCGTCAAGACCAACAGGAAGGTCATGACCCACCCGAAGAGAAGAATGTGGAGGAGAACCAAGCTCAAGGAGTGA